One genomic window of Bacillus mycoides includes the following:
- a CDS encoding class I SAM-dependent methyltransferase translates to MHTYYGELCTKIYESDKSIAAGKELDFYLSFVKDKNIHVLEPMCGNGRMLIPFMQNGVNIEGFDISKDMLKVCKDKAEKLNLKPVVSQGRIEEYHSDKKYDLIMIPIGSFSLLPNNLVDNSLQNMKNNLKENGKLLLTIVQGGSETEQILGWIETNRKEINNELIVEYRKVSYDKAQKLLKIILKYEIIHDEKIKETEIMDFPIRLYDLKEFENILITNGFSQIVVHEIKDGYGEGNSFHVFECSL, encoded by the coding sequence TTGCATACGTATTATGGAGAACTTTGTACAAAGATATATGAAAGTGATAAATCAATTGCAGCCGGAAAAGAATTGGATTTTTATCTTTCTTTTGTAAAAGATAAAAATATACATGTGTTAGAACCAATGTGCGGAAATGGTAGAATGTTAATTCCCTTTATGCAAAATGGTGTGAATATAGAAGGGTTCGATATTTCGAAAGATATGCTTAAAGTTTGTAAAGATAAAGCAGAAAAATTAAACTTAAAACCGGTTGTGTCACAAGGAAGAATAGAAGAATATCATAGTGATAAAAAATACGATCTTATTATGATTCCTATCGGTTCATTTTCACTTTTACCAAATAATTTAGTAGACAATAGTCTTCAAAATATGAAAAACAACTTAAAGGAAAATGGCAAATTACTTCTGACAATTGTACAAGGTGGAAGTGAGACAGAACAAATTTTAGGTTGGATAGAGACAAATAGAAAAGAAATTAACAATGAATTAATTGTTGAGTATAGAAAAGTTTCATATGATAAGGCGCAAAAACTTCTAAAGATTATACTGAAATATGAAATCATTCATGATGAGAAAATAAAAGAAACTGAGATTATGGATTTTCCTATAAGACTATATGATTTAAAAGAATTTGAAAATATACTTATTACTAATGGGTTTAGTCAAATTGTTGTTCATGAAATAAAAGATGGATATGGTGAAGGTAATTCATTTCATGTATTTGAATGCAGTTTATAA
- a CDS encoding SDR family oxidoreductase yields the protein MKATNKIAILGANGKVGKFLVNQALEKGYQVRILTRNSKNMTITNENIETISGDARDFSVIQELLQGCKAVINAVGQPKNEPYIFSTVTKHILKVMKEYEMKRYILISGGSLNVKGDQKGIANKIGANLFRLFLPKMMQDKYKELQIIQSSEIDWTIVRLPFVIEGNGIGDIKESLVDMPGIKIQNGDIAPFVIKQINSERYIGKCPLISN from the coding sequence ATGAAAGCTACAAATAAAATAGCGATTCTTGGTGCGAATGGAAAAGTCGGAAAATTCCTCGTAAATCAAGCGTTAGAAAAGGGCTATCAAGTACGAATATTAACGAGAAATTCTAAAAATATGACGATAACTAATGAAAATATAGAGACTATCAGTGGGGATGCCCGCGATTTTTCAGTCATACAGGAATTACTTCAAGGGTGTAAAGCTGTGATTAATGCGGTGGGTCAGCCGAAAAATGAACCTTATATTTTTAGTACAGTTACGAAGCATATTTTAAAAGTAATGAAGGAATATGAAATGAAGCGCTATATTCTTATTTCTGGAGGCTCCTTAAATGTAAAAGGAGATCAGAAGGGAATTGCAAATAAAATAGGGGCTAATTTGTTTCGATTATTTCTTCCAAAGATGATGCAGGATAAATATAAAGAATTGCAAATTATACAAAGTAGTGAAATAGATTGGACAATTGTTAGATTACCGTTTGTTATAGAGGGAAATGGGATTGGTGATATTAAAGAGAGTTTAGTAGATATGCCAGGAATCAAAATTCAAAATGGGGATATTGCACCGTTTGTAATAAAACAAATTAATAGTGAAAGATATATAGGAAAGTGTCCGCTCATTTCAAATTAA
- a CDS encoding response regulator transcription factor — protein MNKNILIIDDDKDIVELLAVYLRNEGYNIYKAYDGDEALQMISTYEVNLMILDIMMPKRNGLEVCQEVRENNTVPILMLSAKAEDMDKILGLMTGADDYMIKPFNPLELVARVKALLRRSSFQNATSQKNEDGIIRIRSVEIHKHNHTVKVNGEYIKLTSIEFDILYLLASNTGRVFSSEEIFERVWNEDGYGSNKTVMVHISNLRDKLETVMNGEKFIHTVWGVGYKIEK, from the coding sequence ATGAATAAAAACATATTAATTATTGATGATGATAAAGATATTGTAGAATTACTGGCTGTTTATTTACGAAATGAAGGCTATAACATTTATAAAGCTTATGATGGTGATGAAGCATTACAAATGATATCTACATATGAAGTTAACCTTATGATTTTGGATATTATGATGCCCAAACGAAACGGATTGGAAGTTTGTCAAGAAGTGCGTGAAAATAATACTGTACCTATCCTTATGCTTAGTGCAAAGGCTGAAGATATGGATAAAATTTTAGGACTTATGACCGGCGCAGATGATTATATGATTAAACCGTTTAATCCACTAGAATTAGTGGCTAGAGTGAAAGCTTTATTACGAAGATCCTCTTTCCAAAATGCTACTTCCCAAAAGAATGAAGATGGTATTATTCGTATTCGTTCTGTTGAAATACATAAACATAATCATACTGTTAAAGTAAATGGAGAATATATTAAACTCACATCTATTGAATTTGATATTTTATATTTACTTGCGAGTAATACAGGAAGAGTCTTTAGTTCCGAAGAAATTTTTGAACGCGTTTGGAATGAAGATGGTTATGGTTCAAATAAAACTGTGATGGTTCATATTAGTAATTTGCGGGATAAACTTGAAACAGTAATGAATGGAGAAAAGTTTATTCATACTGTTTGGGGAGTAGGCTATAAAATTGAGAAATGA
- a CDS encoding D-alanyl-D-alanine carboxypeptidase family protein, translated as MQFLKKITVLLLSFLITALIVLYFHLYVNGPIIQAKSAILIDTNSGEIVYKKNESTPIQSATLSKLMTEYIVMEQLHDGKIQLDESVKISNDVFQTETSPIHVTSNDKTTVRDLLNTLLLTGNNRSALELAEHIAGNEDNFTSLMNEKAKQLKLSQQSPFLNSTGINSEKNKQSITTAIDAAEIAAQLIKDYPDVLNITKLTSYPFTFKDFQVLNTNKMIYSLDKNIKLKGVDGLQTSLSTNGNYSFVGTAKQGDTRFISVVLDANEENTAFVETKKLLQYGFEPTSYSALQAFKDVVTSWTILLQFKNLIIQTIMIFLIITLLMFLHIRQKKSEDFN; from the coding sequence ATGCAATTCTTGAAAAAAATAACAGTTTTATTATTATCTTTTCTCATTACTGCACTTATCGTTTTATATTTTCACCTTTATGTAAATGGTCCAATTATTCAAGCTAAATCAGCTATTTTAATAGATACTAATTCTGGTGAGATTGTTTATAAAAAAAATGAAAGTACTCCCATTCAGTCGGCCACTTTATCTAAATTAATGACTGAGTATATTGTGATGGAACAACTTCATGATGGCAAAATACAATTAGATGAATCTGTAAAAATAAGTAACGACGTTTTTCAAACCGAAACGAGTCCTATACATGTAACATCGAATGATAAAACAACCGTTCGTGATTTACTAAATACATTGCTTTTAACCGGAAATAATCGTTCTGCACTTGAACTAGCAGAACACATTGCTGGAAATGAAGATAATTTCACATCGTTAATGAATGAAAAAGCAAAACAACTAAAGTTATCACAACAATCTCCATTTTTAAATTCCACTGGAATAAATAGCGAGAAGAATAAACAATCGATTACAACAGCAATAGACGCAGCCGAAATAGCTGCACAATTAATAAAAGACTATCCAGATGTATTAAATATAACTAAACTAACCTCTTACCCATTTACCTTCAAAGATTTTCAAGTTCTCAACACAAATAAAATGATTTACTCTCTTGATAAAAACATTAAACTAAAAGGTGTTGATGGCTTGCAAACTAGTTTGTCAACTAACGGTAATTATAGTTTTGTTGGTACAGCAAAACAAGGAGATACAAGGTTTATTTCTGTAGTATTAGACGCCAATGAAGAAAACACGGCTTTTGTTGAAACAAAAAAGTTACTTCAATACGGTTTTGAACCTACCTCATATTCTGCACTCCAAGCTTTCAAAGACGTTGTTACATCTTGGACCATTTTGCTTCAGTTTAAAAATTTAATCATACAAACGATTATGATCTTTTTAATCATTACCCTCTTAATGTTTTTACATATACGTCAGAAAAAATCCGAGGATTTCAACTAA
- the mtnN gene encoding 5'-methylthioadenosine/S-adenosylhomocysteine nucleosidase, whose amino-acid sequence MKRIAIVSAWEPELTYLHQHYPSERVEKIAAWEFHFHSINELEVISVVTGVGKVSCASCVQLLISEFQPDQLFMTGICGSLSDKVKNGHIVVALNTLQHDVTAAGSGEDSFNLYDGRTAPIETTKSLVKRMKKLRSYDPVHFGTFLSGDQRIRSSEMRYLLHTVYGALAVDQEVAAFAYVCRVNNKPFLCLKAASDQANDKTKEEQKVFKMLACERACEHLITFLRVYEITVVNNV is encoded by the coding sequence ATGAAAAGGATCGCAATTGTATCTGCATGGGAACCAGAGCTTACGTATTTGCATCAACATTATCCAAGTGAGCGTGTAGAAAAAATAGCAGCTTGGGAATTTCATTTTCATTCTATTAATGAATTAGAAGTTATTTCAGTTGTAACTGGTGTCGGTAAAGTAAGTTGTGCTAGTTGTGTACAACTATTAATAAGTGAATTCCAGCCAGATCAGTTATTTATGACAGGGATTTGCGGGAGTTTATCAGATAAGGTGAAAAATGGACACATCGTTGTAGCTCTTAATACTTTGCAGCATGATGTTACTGCGGCTGGTTCAGGAGAAGATAGTTTTAATCTATATGATGGTAGAACAGCACCTATTGAAACAACTAAATCACTCGTAAAGCGAATGAAGAAATTGCGTTCGTATGACCCGGTCCATTTTGGTACATTTCTATCTGGAGATCAACGTATTCGAAGTTCAGAAATGAGGTATTTACTTCATACTGTATACGGTGCTTTAGCCGTTGATCAAGAAGTGGCAGCATTTGCTTATGTATGTCGTGTAAATAACAAACCATTTCTATGTTTAAAAGCTGCCTCAGATCAAGCGAATGACAAAACGAAAGAAGAACAAAAGGTTTTTAAAATGTTAGCATGTGAACGAGCATGTGAGCATTTAATTACTTTTTTACGTGTTTATGAGATTACTGTAGTTAACAATGTATAG
- a CDS encoding sensor histidine kinase, with amino-acid sequence MRNEAFDILKDIPKWKIIFWLLLAITLTPITELIIYRLVTSVIESSLTLSELGKEFIRIFGHEKYIGLKESLWMMIVSYLFLFSIFSSYLYIFYRHERKVYYETCIKKMIEEIRYIASGNFNHKVSIVHHNYLEELATGVNQIIEQLKVSIDEERQAEQAKSELITNVSHDLRTPLTSIVGYVNLIHHDNYRDEVELRYYIQVIYDKVTRLNALMNDLFEYTRVQNKELSLYSAPIDIVELIGQLTVQFRIQLQEANIECRPSFPSQKLMVLADGDKLVRVFENLIINAITYGNDGDHIDITAYESNNMITIDITNYGQPIPSTDLPHIFERFYRVEKSRSTNTGGSGLGLAIAKSIVELHKGTIEVYSDDKKTTFTVKLLPYKA; translated from the coding sequence TTGAGAAATGAAGCTTTTGACATATTAAAAGATATCCCAAAATGGAAAATTATTTTTTGGCTCTTATTAGCTATCACACTAACCCCTATTACTGAATTAATTATTTATCGCCTCGTTACTAGTGTAATTGAGAGTTCACTTACTTTAAGTGAACTAGGAAAAGAATTCATTAGAATTTTTGGCCATGAAAAATATATTGGATTAAAAGAGTCTTTATGGATGATGATTGTATCTTATTTGTTTTTATTTTCTATTTTCTCATCCTATTTATACATTTTTTATCGTCATGAAAGAAAGGTTTACTATGAAACTTGTATAAAAAAAATGATTGAAGAGATTCGGTATATTGCAAGTGGAAACTTTAATCATAAAGTTTCCATCGTACACCATAATTATTTAGAAGAACTGGCAACTGGGGTCAATCAAATTATTGAGCAATTAAAAGTTTCGATTGATGAAGAAAGACAGGCAGAACAAGCAAAAAGCGAACTTATTACAAATGTATCACATGACTTACGAACCCCTCTTACATCTATAGTTGGATACGTAAATTTAATCCATCATGATAATTATAGAGATGAAGTAGAATTACGATACTATATTCAAGTCATTTACGATAAAGTAACTCGTCTTAATGCATTAATGAATGACTTGTTTGAATATACACGCGTTCAAAATAAAGAGTTAAGTTTATATTCTGCTCCCATTGATATTGTAGAATTGATTGGACAATTAACTGTCCAATTTCGGATACAGCTTCAAGAAGCTAATATTGAATGTCGCCCTTCTTTCCCATCTCAAAAGCTAATGGTACTAGCTGATGGGGATAAATTAGTACGTGTGTTTGAAAATCTAATCATAAACGCTATTACTTATGGAAATGATGGAGATCATATTGATATTACCGCTTACGAAAGCAATAACATGATTACAATTGATATAACAAATTACGGACAACCTATCCCTAGTACTGATTTACCTCATATTTTTGAACGTTTTTATCGTGTTGAAAAATCACGTTCAACAAACACTGGTGGATCTGGACTCGGATTAGCAATTGCAAAAAGTATTGTTGAATTGCATAAAGGAACAATTGAAGTATATAGCGATGATAAAAAAACAACTTTCACTGTAAAACTACTCCCTTATAAAGCTTAA
- a CDS encoding RNA-guided endonuclease TnpB family protein produces the protein MARKKAVKVLRKQKKIENMQRFTQKQNIGRACLTAKEFRLLQRMSHSSKALRNVGLYTIKQSYLNNNKMATVKEVDTAMQADMNYWGIQSNSVQAIRRALYTEVKSFFKALEQWKKNPEKFTGRPKFPNYSGSTDKRIIEIYQVPKVDDNGYWMIPMNVAFRKKFGSIKIRMPKNLINKKVSYIEIVPKQKGRFFEVHYTYEMHVSQMKKQSTTTSNALSCDLGVDRLLSCATNAGDTFLIDGKKLKSINQYFNKMIRNLQQKNRGNGLSKRVVTNQMAALWHKRERQINGYISQTVGLLFKKVKAFNIDTVIVGYNTGWKQESDMGNKNNQKFVQIPFHKLISAIENKCVKEGIRFLKQEESYTSKASFLDKDRIPVWSKDDRTHYRFSGKRMTRGLYRSKSGKCIHADINGALNTLQKSRVVELDENLKVKTPILLEVQTRKAVASCIA, from the coding sequence ATGGCTAGAAAGAAAGCAGTTAAAGTATTACGTAAACAAAAGAAAATAGAAAACATGCAACGATTCACTCAGAAACAGAATATCGGACGAGCTTGCCTCACGGCTAAAGAATTTCGTTTACTTCAACGCATGTCGCATAGTTCAAAAGCATTGCGAAATGTTGGATTGTACACCATTAAACAAAGTTATTTGAACAATAATAAAATGGCTACTGTAAAAGAAGTGGACACTGCCATGCAAGCCGATATGAACTATTGGGGCATTCAATCAAACTCTGTTCAAGCGATTCGTAGAGCCTTATATACAGAAGTGAAGAGCTTTTTTAAAGCATTGGAACAGTGGAAGAAAAATCCTGAGAAATTCACAGGTCGTCCTAAGTTTCCGAATTATTCTGGTTCAACTGACAAACGAATCATTGAAATCTATCAAGTTCCAAAAGTTGATGATAACGGGTATTGGATGATTCCGATGAATGTTGCATTCAGAAAAAAATTCGGTTCCATTAAAATACGTATGCCTAAAAATTTAATAAATAAAAAAGTCTCCTACATTGAGATTGTACCCAAGCAAAAAGGTCGGTTCTTTGAGGTGCATTATACATATGAGATGCACGTTTCTCAAATGAAGAAACAATCCACGACTACTAGTAACGCTTTGAGTTGCGATTTAGGTGTAGACAGATTATTAAGTTGTGCAACAAATGCAGGTGATACATTCTTAATTGATGGAAAAAAATTAAAATCCATTAACCAATACTTCAACAAAATGATACGTAATCTGCAACAGAAAAATAGGGGAAATGGACTTTCAAAACGAGTTGTAACGAATCAAATGGCTGCACTTTGGCATAAACGAGAACGACAAATAAATGGTTACATTTCACAAACTGTAGGCCTGTTGTTCAAAAAAGTGAAAGCATTCAACATAGATACGGTTATCGTAGGGTATAACACTGGTTGGAAACAAGAATCTGATATGGGAAACAAGAATAATCAAAAATTTGTTCAAATCCCATTTCATAAATTGATTTCAGCAATTGAGAATAAATGTGTAAAAGAAGGCATCCGATTTTTGAAACAAGAAGAAAGCTATACCTCAAAAGCTAGTTTTCTAGACAAAGATAGGATTCCTGTTTGGTCTAAGGATGATAGGACTCATTATCGTTTTAGTGGCAAACGAATGACTCGTGGTCTGTATCGAAGTAAATCAGGAAAATGTATCCACGCTGATATTAATGGTGCGTTGAATACATTGCAAAAATCAAGAGTTGTAGAATTGGATGAAAATCTCAAAGTGAAAACGCCGATTCTATTAGAAGTGCAAACACGTAAGGCTGTTGCTTCGTGCATAGCTTAG